Proteins from a single region of Humidesulfovibrio mexicanus:
- a CDS encoding CBS domain-containing protein, producing MLVRDWMTKNVITLGLKTTVVDAAEIMRTKKVRQFPVIDDKGALVGIVSDRDIRDAMPSKYLPGDSAGGGSLGSLRAADIMTAEPMTVSPVTPVDLVANLLQRHKFGGLPVVDAASRLVGIITVADVLRFLCSASGVQRGGPQLAVRLDAKPGPLTALLQRLRTEGIRFGSVFTSHEPTSPDHRIAYVRISDLGEHSMDSLVATLKHDYSIQFFVEDGRTTLLEG from the coding sequence ATGCTCGTACGCGACTGGATGACCAAGAACGTCATCACGCTGGGGCTCAAGACCACCGTCGTGGACGCGGCCGAAATCATGCGCACCAAGAAGGTGCGGCAGTTTCCGGTCATCGATGACAAAGGCGCGCTGGTGGGCATCGTCTCCGACCGGGACATACGCGACGCCATGCCCTCCAAATATCTCCCCGGCGACTCCGCCGGAGGCGGCAGCCTGGGCAGCCTGCGCGCAGCGGACATCATGACCGCCGAACCCATGACCGTCTCGCCGGTCACGCCCGTGGATCTGGTGGCCAACCTCCTGCAACGCCACAAGTTCGGCGGCCTGCCCGTGGTCGATGCGGCCTCCCGTCTGGTGGGCATCATCACCGTGGCCGACGTGCTGCGCTTCCTGTGCTCCGCCTCGGGCGTGCAACGCGGCGGGCCGCAACTCGCCGTGCGCCTGGACGCCAAGCCCGGCCCCCTCACCGCCCTGCTGCAGCGCCTGCGCACCGAGGGCATCCGCTTCGGCAGCGTGTTCACTTCCCACGAACCGACCTCGCCGGACCACCGCATCGCCTATGTGCGCATTTCCGACCTGGGCGAACACAGCATGGACTCCCTGGTCGCCACGCTCAAGCACGACTACTCCATACAGTTTTTCGTCGAAGACGGCCGCACCACCCTGCTGGAAGGCTAG
- the galE gene encoding UDP-glucose 4-epimerase GalE — translation MSTILVTGGAGYIGSHTAKRLAAMGRNVVVLDNLSTGHRDLARYGDLLVGDLLDPAALDQAFEGRRVEAVLHFAAASQVGESVRQPLRYYQNNMGGALALLAAMRRHGVRRLVFSSSCSVYGPPFEGLLTEDHPLGPLSPYAWTKRMMEQAMADMAANGELDYVALRYFNAAGADPEGELGERHEPETHLIPLLLQAALGLRGELELFGTDYPTPDGTAIRDYIHVQDLAEAHVSALAHLERGGQSGPVNLGNGQGHSVRQVIEAARAVTGVDIPVRTAPRRAGDSPRLVGDATKARAMLGFRPAFPDIRDIIATAWAWHRTEARRKTEP, via the coding sequence ATGAGCACAATTCTCGTCACCGGCGGGGCCGGATACATCGGCTCGCACACGGCAAAACGTCTCGCGGCCATGGGGCGCAACGTGGTCGTCCTGGACAACCTCTCCACCGGCCACAGGGACTTGGCGCGCTACGGAGACTTGCTGGTGGGCGACTTGCTGGACCCGGCCGCCCTTGACCAAGCCTTCGAGGGCCGCCGCGTCGAGGCTGTGCTGCATTTTGCCGCAGCCAGCCAGGTGGGCGAAAGCGTGCGCCAGCCCCTGCGCTACTACCAGAACAATATGGGCGGCGCCCTGGCCCTGCTCGCGGCCATGCGCCGCCACGGCGTGCGCCGTCTGGTGTTCTCGTCCTCCTGCTCGGTGTATGGCCCTCCCTTCGAGGGGCTGCTGACCGAGGACCACCCCCTGGGGCCTCTCTCTCCCTACGCCTGGACCAAGCGCATGATGGAGCAGGCCATGGCCGACATGGCCGCCAACGGCGAACTGGACTACGTGGCCCTGCGCTACTTCAACGCCGCCGGGGCCGACCCGGAAGGCGAACTGGGCGAGCGCCACGAGCCCGAGACCCACCTCATCCCGCTGCTGCTCCAGGCCGCTCTGGGCCTGCGCGGCGAGCTGGAACTCTTCGGGACCGACTACCCCACGCCGGACGGCACCGCCATCCGCGACTACATCCATGTGCAGGATCTGGCCGAGGCCCACGTGAGCGCCCTTGCCCACCTCGAACGCGGCGGACAGTCCGGCCCCGTGAACCTTGGCAACGGCCAAGGCCATTCCGTGCGCCAGGTCATCGAGGCCGCGCGCGCCGTGACCGGTGTGGACATTCCGGTGCGCACCGCCCCCCGCAGGGCCGGCGACTCGCCCCGGCTGGTGGGCGACGCCACCAAGGCGCGCGCCATGCTGGGCTTTCGGCCCGCCTTCCCGGACATTCGGGACATCATCGCCACGGCCTGGGCTTGGCACCGCACAGAGGCCCGGCGAAAAACCGAACCCTAG
- the nifU gene encoding Fe-S cluster assembly protein NifU, producing the protein MWEYTDKVKEHFLNPKNVGEMQDASAVGEVGSIACGDALKLFLKIEDGVIKDASFQTFGCASAIASSSALTELVKGKTVDEALKISNKDIAAALGGLPKEKMHCSVMGQEALEAAIKSWRGEKVASQEHSEGEVVCECFGVTDQQILEAVRENDLKTVEDVTYYTKAGGGCAKCHEKIAELIAQARGQAAPTAAPAPKRLSNIQRMRLVEEVLEKEIRPRLQLDGGDVELADIEGAVVSVSLRGRCVGCPSSQATVHGVVEAILREKVDPEIQVREV; encoded by the coding sequence ATGTGGGAGTACACGGACAAGGTGAAGGAGCACTTCCTGAACCCGAAGAACGTCGGGGAGATGCAGGACGCCAGCGCAGTGGGCGAGGTTGGGTCCATTGCCTGCGGAGACGCGCTGAAGCTCTTTTTGAAGATCGAGGACGGCGTCATCAAGGACGCCAGCTTCCAAACATTTGGCTGCGCCAGCGCCATCGCCTCCAGCTCCGCCCTGACTGAGCTGGTGAAGGGCAAGACCGTGGACGAGGCGCTCAAAATATCGAACAAGGACATTGCCGCCGCCTTGGGCGGCCTGCCCAAGGAAAAGATGCACTGCTCGGTCATGGGGCAGGAGGCTCTTGAGGCGGCCATAAAGAGCTGGCGCGGCGAGAAGGTGGCGAGCCAGGAGCACTCCGAGGGCGAGGTGGTGTGCGAGTGTTTCGGCGTCACCGACCAGCAGATTCTGGAGGCCGTGCGCGAGAACGACCTGAAGACCGTTGAGGACGTGACCTACTACACCAAGGCGGGCGGCGGCTGCGCCAAGTGCCACGAGAAGATCGCGGAGCTCATCGCCCAGGCCAGGGGCCAGGCCGCGCCCACGGCGGCGCCTGCGCCGAAGCGGCTCTCCAACATCCAGCGGATGCGCCTGGTTGAGGAGGTGCTGGAGAAGGAGATCCGGCCCAGGCTGCAGCTTGATGGCGGCGATGTGGAGCTTGCCGACATCGAGGGGGCGGTGGTCTCGGTATCGCTGCGCGGGCGCTGCGTGGGCTGTCCGTCCAGCCAGGCCACGGTTCACGGCGTGGTGGAGGCCATCCTGCGCGAGAAGGTGGACCCGGAAATCCAGGTGCGGGAGGTGTAG
- the nifS gene encoding cysteine desulfurase NifS, producing MAQQVVYMDNNATTRVAPEVLDAMLPFFSECYGNPSSMHSFGGQVGKDMVQARESLADLLGCGPDELIFTSCGTESDNTALRSALAAQPDKRHIVTTRVEHPAVLSLCKHLERAQGYRVTYLGVDAEGRLDMKEVEESLTPDTAVISVMWANNETGVLFPVPEIARLARSRGVISHTDAVQAVGKVPINLAELDVDMLSLSGHKLHAPKGVGALYVRRRLPYRPFLIGGHQERGRRAGTENTTGIIALGAAARAAKAHLPLENTQVRALRDRLENALLAAVPDSRLNGHKLERLPNTSNISFKYVEGEAILLLLDQLGIAASSGSACTSGSLEPSHVLRAMGVPFTYAHGSIRFSLSRYTTEAEVDHVVQSVPGIIETLRTISPYKGGGAEPLDPKPACGC from the coding sequence ATGGCACAGCAAGTGGTCTACATGGACAACAACGCCACCACGCGCGTGGCCCCGGAAGTGCTGGACGCCATGCTGCCGTTTTTTTCCGAGTGCTACGGCAACCCGTCCTCCATGCACAGCTTTGGCGGCCAGGTGGGCAAGGACATGGTTCAGGCCCGGGAAAGTTTGGCGGATTTGCTGGGCTGCGGCCCGGACGAGCTCATCTTCACCTCCTGCGGCACGGAGTCCGACAACACGGCCCTCCGCTCGGCCCTTGCCGCCCAGCCGGACAAACGGCACATCGTGACCACGCGGGTGGAGCACCCGGCGGTGCTCTCCCTGTGCAAGCACCTGGAGCGCGCCCAGGGCTACCGCGTCACCTATCTGGGCGTGGATGCCGAAGGGCGGCTGGACATGAAGGAGGTGGAGGAGAGCCTCACCCCGGACACCGCCGTCATCAGCGTCATGTGGGCCAACAACGAGACCGGCGTGCTGTTCCCCGTGCCGGAGATAGCGCGGCTGGCCAGGAGCAGGGGCGTCATCTCGCATACGGACGCGGTGCAGGCCGTGGGCAAGGTGCCCATCAACCTGGCGGAGCTGGACGTGGACATGCTGTCGCTTTCCGGCCACAAGCTGCACGCGCCCAAGGGCGTGGGCGCGCTGTACGTGCGGCGCAGGCTGCCCTACCGGCCGTTTCTTATCGGGGGGCACCAGGAGCGCGGCCGCAGGGCAGGCACGGAGAACACCACCGGCATCATCGCCCTTGGCGCGGCGGCCCGGGCGGCCAAGGCGCATTTGCCGCTGGAGAACACGCAGGTGCGCGCCCTGCGCGACAGGCTGGAGAACGCGCTGCTTGCCGCCGTGCCGGACAGCAGGCTGAACGGCCACAAGCTGGAGCGTCTGCCCAACACGTCCAACATCAGCTTCAAGTATGTGGAAGGGGAGGCCATTCTGCTGCTGCTCGACCAGTTGGGCATCGCGGCCAGTTCGGGCTCGGCCTGCACCAGCGGCAGTCTGGAGCCCTCGCACGTGCTGCGCGCCATGGGCGTGCCCTTCACGTATGCCCACGGCTCCATCCGCTTTTCGCTCTCGCGCTATACCACCGAGGCCGAAGTGGACCATGTGGTCCAAAGCGTGCCGGGCATCATCGAGACCTTGCGCACGATCTCGCCCTACAAGGGCGGCGGGGCGGAGCCCCTGGATCCCAAGCCCGCCTGCGGCTGCTGA